A genome region from Fervidobacterium changbaicum includes the following:
- a CDS encoding lipoate--protein ligase family protein — protein sequence MYIFETYGFKGSKNMAIDVTLGQIANELNDAILRFYTWEVPTLSLGKHQKADDVDFEYIEKNGFDLVRRPSGGRAVLHWDEVTYSIVIPNGHELFKYGVLELYNLISKIIVNGLNRLGYPVELTEGKNKPVSHVCFQVPSTYEITLNGIKVVGSAQTRTQDYILQHGSIVLIPHEEIKHCFRSTKTLDIPLIGLYNYARREFSEIVKSLKESFEDYFGDGKEFDEDTKEKILENSRVLEERFLVRKPEVSKEEVGA from the coding sequence ATTGCAAATGAACTGAACGATGCGATCTTGAGGTTCTACACATGGGAGGTTCCAACTCTTTCGCTTGGGAAACACCAAAAAGCGGATGATGTGGATTTTGAATATATTGAGAAAAATGGCTTTGACTTAGTTCGAAGACCTTCAGGTGGACGTGCAGTTCTCCATTGGGATGAAGTGACTTATTCAATAGTTATTCCTAACGGTCATGAACTTTTCAAATATGGTGTGCTTGAGCTGTATAATTTGATTTCTAAAATCATTGTGAACGGGCTCAATAGACTTGGATATCCCGTTGAATTAACGGAAGGTAAAAATAAGCCAGTCAGCCATGTATGTTTCCAAGTGCCTTCTACGTATGAGATAACACTCAACGGTATTAAAGTCGTTGGGAGTGCGCAGACTCGCACTCAAGATTACATACTTCAACACGGTTCGATAGTACTTATCCCCCATGAAGAAATAAAGCATTGCTTTAGGAGCACAAAAACACTTGATATACCTTTGATAGGCTTGTACAATTACGCCCGTAGGGAATTTTCAGAGATAGTTAAGAGCTTGAAAGAATCGTTCGAGGATTATTTTGGTGACGGGAAAGAATTTGACGAGGACACAAAAGAGAAGATTTTAGAAAACAGCAGGGTTCTTGAAGAAAGATTTTTGGTTCGAAAACCTGAAGTTTCAAAAGAGGAAGTGGGAGCATAA
- the rsmI gene encoding 16S rRNA (cytidine(1402)-2'-O)-methyltransferase, translating to MNPNGLGVLYIVGTPIGNLGDITIRALEALRSVDLIIAEDTRRTLHLLSHYGISKPLESFNERNSFRKIDHIIELLKSGTKIAQVSDAGMPVVSDPGWNLVKRCHEEGIKVEVIPGPSALTSAIALSGFQGTYFYFIGFMPKDKNRRRLLRKIKDDELIERFVFFESPERLKKTLEDIYKILGDCKVFIARELTKLHEEHFYGTVSQAMNYFDKVKGEITVVVEKSEIPESKEELEEDS from the coding sequence ATAAATCCTAATGGTCTTGGTGTGCTGTATATTGTAGGAACACCGATAGGGAATCTCGGGGATATCACTATCAGAGCTCTTGAGGCCTTGAGAAGCGTTGATTTGATAATTGCTGAAGATACTCGTAGAACTCTTCATTTACTTTCGCACTATGGGATTTCAAAGCCTTTGGAATCATTCAATGAAAGAAATTCTTTTAGAAAAATAGATCATATCATCGAACTGCTAAAATCAGGAACCAAAATCGCACAGGTTTCTGATGCTGGAATGCCGGTGGTTTCAGATCCAGGTTGGAACCTTGTTAAGAGATGTCACGAAGAAGGGATAAAGGTTGAGGTGATCCCAGGGCCAAGTGCACTGACAAGTGCCATAGCACTGAGTGGTTTCCAAGGGACTTATTTTTACTTCATCGGTTTCATGCCCAAGGACAAAAACAGAAGAAGACTATTGAGAAAAATCAAGGACGATGAGCTCATTGAACGGTTCGTGTTTTTCGAAAGTCCTGAAAGATTGAAAAAAACCTTAGAAGACATCTACAAAATCCTTGGAGATTGTAAAGTGTTCATCGCAAGGGAACTGACAAAACTCCACGAAGAGCACTTCTACGGAACAGTTTCTCAAGCTATGAATTATTTCGACAAGGTAAAAGGTGAGATTACCGTTGTCGTAGAGAAATCGGAAATTCCAGAAAGTAAAGAAGAATTGGAAGAAGATAGTTGA
- the rsmD gene encoding 16S rRNA (guanine(966)-N(2))-methyltransferase RsmD, whose translation MLKVETGELKGRTIATVPDPRTRYTSAIIRRSLANMVDFEGKVCLDICAGSGIVGIEMLSNGAKHVTFVDASSVSIATIKNNVKRLGLEERVDIRKMDARRFLESHTGVFDVIYSDPPYELGLVDEIVSRVHMVMGVDSVFILQCSKREKPSESAIEKLRIVKEKDYGDTLLIFFEKS comes from the coding sequence ATGCTAAAGGTAGAAACGGGTGAATTAAAAGGTAGAACAATTGCCACGGTCCCAGATCCCAGAACGAGGTACACATCAGCAATAATAAGAAGAAGCCTTGCAAATATGGTAGATTTTGAAGGAAAGGTGTGCTTGGATATATGCGCCGGTAGTGGTATTGTTGGTATAGAGATGTTGAGCAATGGAGCAAAGCATGTGACTTTTGTTGACGCATCGAGTGTGTCGATAGCAACGATAAAGAATAACGTTAAGAGATTGGGGTTAGAAGAAAGGGTTGATATAAGGAAAATGGATGCGCGCCGGTTTTTGGAATCTCACACCGGCGTTTTTGATGTCATTTATTCAGATCCACCGTACGAGTTAGGGCTTGTTGACGAGATTGTTTCTCGTGTGCATATGGTTATGGGAGTCGATTCAGTTTTCATACTTCAGTGTTCAAAAAGAGAAAAGCCGAGTGAGAGCGCAATTGAAAAACTGAGAATTGTAAAGGAAAAGGACTATGGTGATACTTTGTTGATTTTCTTTGAAAAGTCGTAA
- a CDS encoding TIGR00153 family protein yields MPFSFARKEKEVIERLLDLSRKTVEASTTLKEFFVCYFEDRCDGTQNYFSSIKRIEHEADELRRGIISEIYKGLFLPDMREVIHSLTEGVDKIVNKCESVSKIVDYQHPDVPDELKEKVIKQLECAVKAAESFVKAVEKLFDNLDEVQHYVIEVERFEHDEDVVEEELLRAIFSKDIPLAEKMQLKELVINIGDIVDRTEDASDILEVLLLKIAY; encoded by the coding sequence ATGCCATTTTCATTTGCGAGGAAAGAGAAAGAAGTAATAGAACGTTTACTAGATTTATCTAGAAAGACTGTAGAAGCAAGTACCACGTTGAAAGAATTTTTTGTGTGCTACTTTGAGGACAGATGTGATGGAACTCAGAATTATTTTTCGAGTATTAAACGTATCGAACATGAAGCAGATGAACTTAGAAGAGGAATTATATCGGAGATTTACAAGGGGTTGTTCCTACCGGACATGCGTGAGGTCATACACTCATTAACGGAAGGTGTTGATAAGATCGTTAACAAGTGTGAGTCTGTAAGCAAGATAGTGGATTATCAACATCCCGACGTCCCAGATGAACTAAAAGAGAAAGTGATTAAACAGTTGGAGTGTGCTGTCAAAGCCGCGGAATCTTTTGTGAAAGCAGTGGAAAAGCTATTCGATAACCTTGACGAAGTCCAACATTACGTAATTGAGGTTGAGAGATTTGAACACGACGAAGACGTGGTTGAAGAAGAGTTACTGAGAGCGATATTCAGCAAGGATATACCACTTGCTGAGAAGATGCAGTTGAAAGAATTGGTTATTAACATAGGTGATATAGTCGACAGGACAGAGGATGCCTCAGATATATTGGAGGTATTGCTATTAAAAATCGCCTACTGA
- a CDS encoding acetyltransferase: MLTFFSVLAFAQPEEAEEIGTYYVYYNSLIPVYKTLYKIEPFFEYSKIVEYKWKRPVARLVEIREPKINEPSVVLIPGMDPNEINGEWTDYKRYFVDTWKRCLPEKYGLYVFIYTSLDVPLEESAEKLTQEVQRLASSGSGSSKFNFYAHSMGGLLLRYALQHEGFLKHVNKIVFAGTPHIGSPFANFVVMNKKLLKLRNDWNYLKAILITANLASVFIEAPNYRYLTYKREHPGIPEGVEFVNFAAVIRQSNELIVQNILKTEPFSSAAMVFLNSVSKIVFPEGEFTENDGMVPLISATAFGKSEIFEGFDHADFILSDIIVRKAIEFFYNEKEF; encoded by the coding sequence TTGCTTACGTTTTTTTCAGTTCTTGCTTTCGCCCAACCAGAAGAAGCAGAAGAGATAGGAACATACTATGTGTACTACAACTCTTTAATTCCAGTTTACAAAACGCTCTATAAGATAGAGCCTTTCTTCGAGTATTCGAAGATAGTTGAGTACAAATGGAAAAGGCCTGTAGCACGACTTGTTGAAATCAGAGAACCAAAAATTAATGAGCCTTCTGTAGTTTTAATTCCAGGGATGGATCCCAACGAGATAAACGGAGAATGGACGGATTACAAAAGGTATTTTGTTGATACGTGGAAAAGATGTCTACCGGAAAAATACGGGCTTTATGTTTTTATTTATACGTCGCTGGACGTTCCACTGGAAGAAAGTGCCGAGAAACTTACTCAGGAAGTTCAAAGGTTAGCTTCATCTGGCAGTGGGAGCTCCAAGTTCAATTTTTACGCCCACAGTATGGGTGGATTATTGTTGAGGTACGCACTGCAGCATGAGGGTTTTTTAAAACATGTTAATAAGATAGTCTTTGCTGGAACGCCACATATAGGTTCTCCATTTGCGAATTTTGTAGTGATGAACAAGAAACTCCTGAAGCTTAGAAACGATTGGAACTATCTGAAAGCGATCTTAATCACCGCAAATTTGGCAAGTGTATTTATAGAAGCACCAAATTATCGATACCTAACATACAAAAGAGAACATCCCGGAATTCCTGAGGGTGTTGAATTTGTGAACTTCGCAGCGGTGATAAGGCAGAGCAATGAACTGATTGTACAGAATATCTTAAAAACCGAGCCGTTTTCGAGTGCAGCGATGGTCTTTTTGAACTCGGTAAGTAAAATCGTATTTCCTGAGGGTGAATTCACTGAAAATGATGGTATGGTACCATTGATTAGCGCTACTGCTTTTGGAAAGAGCGAGATTTTCGAAGGTTTTGACCATGCAGATTTTATTTTGAGTGATATAATTGTAAGGAAAGCAATTGAGTTTTTCTACAATGAGAAAGAATTTTAA
- a CDS encoding DUF3242 domain-containing protein, which produces MRKLRRTMSFIAVFVVTFILSSCSIPFVPEVPPGSYSVEAAINVIANKYMLMDTGWINGFGDMELGEGRYATFDGVDGFLMVFRYDDFEQAKDAWNKITKKYGNPFKLKYLKINMGTYGVFTIRLENTDLYCWYKENWLFIVTGDKIERFVMDINNIYKTIKK; this is translated from the coding sequence GTGAGAAAGCTTAGAAGAACGATGAGCTTTATTGCGGTTTTTGTAGTAACGTTTATACTCTCATCTTGTTCGATCCCATTTGTCCCGGAAGTTCCTCCGGGAAGTTACTCTGTTGAAGCAGCTATAAATGTAATTGCAAATAAGTATATGTTGATGGATACTGGTTGGATAAACGGGTTTGGCGATATGGAACTTGGAGAAGGTAGGTACGCAACGTTTGATGGCGTCGATGGTTTTCTTATGGTTTTTAGATACGACGATTTTGAACAAGCAAAAGACGCGTGGAATAAGATAACAAAAAAGTACGGTAATCCTTTCAAACTGAAGTATTTGAAAATAAACATGGGCACTTATGGTGTCTTTACAATTCGTTTAGAAAATACGGACCTGTATTGCTGGTACAAAGAGAATTGGCTTTTCATCGTCACCGGAGACAAGATAGAGAGGTTTGTGATGGATATAAACAATATCTACAAAACCATAAAAAAGTAA
- a CDS encoding ribonuclease HII, producing the protein MTFVEENDSVRLFGDKPKIDYTVIGVDEAGRGPLFGPVVAAAVYFDEGVNIEGIADSKKLNEKHREKLYNEIFLHAKFGLGLATPEEIDLYNIFHATELAMNRALEILSQFVEIKNVFVDGKNLKLNFPAVCVVKGDAKIYQISAASILAKVTRDKIIEKFHVQYPEYNLIHHKGYPTKEHIDLLQKYGPTPFHRLTFEPVLELLSVELLDDWFSRGLISEIRYRHLLNLLEVDLFGTIRTPKRKKRIGK; encoded by the coding sequence ATGACATTTGTTGAAGAAAACGATTCAGTGCGGTTGTTTGGAGACAAACCTAAGATCGATTACACCGTAATTGGAGTTGACGAGGCAGGACGTGGACCGCTATTTGGACCTGTTGTGGCAGCGGCGGTTTATTTTGATGAAGGCGTTAATATCGAGGGAATTGCCGACAGTAAGAAGTTAAATGAAAAGCACCGAGAAAAACTGTACAACGAGATTTTTCTTCATGCCAAATTTGGTCTGGGACTTGCAACACCTGAGGAGATAGACTTATACAACATATTTCATGCCACTGAACTTGCGATGAACAGAGCTCTTGAGATATTGAGCCAGTTCGTTGAAATTAAGAATGTCTTCGTTGATGGGAAGAATTTAAAACTGAACTTTCCTGCTGTGTGTGTTGTCAAAGGAGATGCTAAGATTTATCAGATCTCTGCGGCATCGATACTGGCGAAAGTTACACGTGATAAGATTATTGAGAAGTTTCATGTTCAGTATCCAGAGTACAATCTGATACATCACAAAGGATATCCAACAAAGGAGCATATAGACCTTTTGCAAAAATACGGTCCGACACCTTTTCACAGGTTAACTTTTGAGCCGGTGCTTGAATTGTTGTCAGTAGAGCTGCTTGATGATTGGTTTAGCAGAGGATTAATTAGCGAGATTAGGTACAGACATCTTTTAAATTTACTGGAGGTGGACCTCTTTGGCACAATCAGAACACCTAAACGAAAAAAAAGAATTGGAAAATGA
- the thyX gene encoding FAD-dependent thymidylate synthase yields the protein MMGDDYAAVKAARVSYGQGLKTPERDRALIFYLMEHGHETPFEHIVFTFHVKAPLFVARQWFRHRIGSFNEISQRYTEIKEEEFYIPENVRVNVPEDRQKAVPVEDEELLEKARSLMVKSFEDSYSTYKELLALGVARELARIVLPLSTYTQFYWTVNARSLMNFLNLRADSHAQWEIQQYAIAIARMFKEKCPWTYEAFTKYAYRGDLLEA from the coding sequence ATGATGGGGGACGATTACGCAGCGGTAAAGGCTGCGCGCGTTTCATATGGCCAGGGGCTCAAAACTCCCGAGCGCGATAGGGCTTTGATATTTTACTTAATGGAGCATGGTCACGAGACACCTTTTGAGCACATAGTCTTTACTTTCCATGTTAAAGCTCCGCTTTTTGTAGCAAGGCAGTGGTTTAGGCACAGGATAGGCTCCTTCAATGAAATAAGTCAAAGATACACGGAAATTAAGGAAGAAGAATTTTACATCCCTGAGAACGTTCGCGTCAATGTTCCGGAAGACAGACAAAAGGCAGTTCCTGTGGAGGACGAAGAGTTATTGGAAAAAGCCAGAAGTTTAATGGTAAAGTCTTTTGAGGACAGTTACAGCACTTACAAAGAGTTGCTGGCCTTAGGAGTAGCAAGGGAATTAGCAAGGATAGTGCTTCCCCTGTCAACTTACACTCAGTTTTACTGGACAGTTAACGCACGAAGTCTGATGAATTTTTTGAATCTTCGTGCTGATTCTCATGCGCAGTGGGAAATTCAGCAATATGCCATTGCCATAGCGAGAATGTTCAAAGAAAAATGTCCTTGGACGTATGAGGCTTTTACGAAATACGCTTACAGGGGTGATCTACTTGAAGCTTAG